TGCGTTTTGAATTTGGGCGGGAAATATAGGCTAGTCGTCCGTGTCCGTCCACTGAGCTTGGGCACGGTGCTTGCCAGCGCCGCCGCCGTTGGCGGGCACACGCTACTTTCGCCCGCCTCGCATCAAAAGCACCAGCACATGCGCCACCTCACAGTCGCCCTGTCCTTCTTCGCCGTCGCATCAGCCTTTGCGCAGCCCATCGATACCACACGCACCTGGGTGGTCAATGGGGACTTCGAGCAATGGGAAGGCAAATCGAAGCTGAAGCGCGCTGGCGGCATCCAGTACGCCAAAGGCTGGAGCAGTGCCACCAGCAAGAAAGCCGACCTCTTCAGCGAAGTGGCCACGGTGGAGAGCACGGTGAGCACCCCTAAGAACTTCGCTGGCGAGCAGATGGCCCTGAGCGGCAGCAACTACGCTGGTGTGCGCTGGTGGAGCCACCAGAACAAGGAGCCGCGCACCTACATCCAGACCCAGCTCAAGAGCAAGATGAAGAAGGACTCGCTCTACTGCGTGCGCTACTATGTGAGCCTCGGCGACCTCAGCAAGTACGCCACCGGCGAGCTCGGCGCCTGGTTCAGCAAGGACAAGACCGAGAAAGAGGAACCCGTCAGCCTCACTTACGAAGTGACCGTGCCGCCAGTGCGCACCAAGATCTACAACGACATGTTCAGCTGGCAGGGCGTGTGCGGCACCTATGAGAGCAAGGGCAACGAAGAGTGGATGATCATCGGGAACTTCGCTGCCACCGAGAAGACTGACAACGCGAAAGCCAAGCGCCCCAAAGGCGAGACCCGTCCGCAGGTCTTCAGCGCCTACTACTACATCGACAATGTGGAGGTGTATCCCGTGAAGAACCGCAGCTCCTGCTCGTGCGAGCAGCTCAAGGACGCCGAGAGCGAGTACATCTTCAGCCGCAAAGGCGTCACGCCACCCGGCCTGAAGCCGAAGGAGAGGGCCGAGCGCCAGACCATCTACTTCAAGCGTTTCCAGCGCATGATCGACCCGAGCATGGAGCCTTGGCTGGAGGATATCAAGAAGGCCATGATAGAGGACCCCGCCATGCGCATTGAACTCACCGGCCACTTCGACGCCACCGAGATGGACCGGACGCGCATCCGTCCAGACCTGGCCGAGCTCTCGAAGGAGCGCGCAGAGGCCGTGCGCGATGCGTTGGTGGAGATGGGCATCGAAGCCGGACGCATCAGCGTGGTGGGCAAGGACGCCTCTGAGCCCGCCGATGACAGCGGCAACGAGGTTGGCATGAGCAAGAACCGGCGCGTGAACGTGGTGGTGAAGTAGGGAGCGATTGCACGGTGCTGCGGTGCGGAGGTGCTAAGGTGCTGCGGTGCATAAGGCCCGTAAGGATGAAGCCGCGTGGGCACTTGAACCTGACCGTGGGCTCGATCCGGCGCTGAATTCGAGAGATTGCTAGTTTGGTGGAAATGAACCATCATGGCAGCTTTCAAGGATTTCGAGGAGATCATCGCATGGCAGCGCGGGATTGATCTGTCCGCCAGCATATACGCACGCTTCAAGGATCACCGGGATTTTGGATTCAGGGACCAGATCCTCAGAGCGTCGGTCTCCGTCTCGAACAACATCGCCGAAGGGTTCGGTCGCGGGTCGAACACGCAGTTCCGCTATTTCCTGAACGTGTCCCGGGCGTCGTGCAATGAGGTGCGGTCCACTATCGTGCTCGCTGAGCGTATAGGCTATCTGAGCAAGGAGGATGTCGATGCGCTGCGAGCGGAATGCATCCGGCTGAGTGCGACGATCCTCGGATTGATCAAGACCATGAGGCGCGACTACTTGAATTCGTTCGCGCCCTGGCTTATCCCGCTCGCATCATGGGCCGGTTGGCTGTAGTTCAGCAGGGTGCCATAGCCCATCAGCGGCTATAGTGCACCTTAGCACCTCAGTACCATTGCACTTTGGCACTTGGAACTGGACTCTCAGTGGACAAGAACGACCCCAAGGTCATCCGCGCATGGACCTTCTACGATTGGGCCAACTCGGTCTATTCGCTCACCATCACCAGCGCGGTGTTCCCGATCTTCTATGCGGCCATCACCAAGGATGAGGAAGGGGAGGACCTGGTGCTCAACAGCGCCATCGGGATCCCGGCGCCATCGCTTTACTCGTACGCGCTTTCGGTCGGCTTCCTCATCGTGGCGGTGATCGCCCCGCTGCTCAGCGGCATCGCCGACAGTCGCGGCAATAAGCTCGCGTTCCTCAAGGGGTTCTGCTACCTCGGCGCCATGTCCTGCGCGGGCCTGGCCTTCTTCACCCTCGAGGGCATCTGGTGGGGGCTCGGCCTGGTGGCGCTTGCCTGCATCGGCTTCAGCGGAAGCCTGGTTTTCTACGATGCCTTCCTCGTGGATATCGCAGGCAAGGATCAGCACGACAAGGTGAGCGCGCGCGGCTACACCATGGGCTACATCGGCAGCGTGGTCCTGCTCGTCATAAACCTGCTCATGGTGATGCAGCCCGATTGGTTCTCCTTGCCGAAGAGCATCACCATCGGCGATGTGACCTACGGTGGCGTGCCGGCCCGGGTCACCTTCATCACGGTCGGCCTTTGGTGGGCCGGCTTCGCGCAGGTCGCCTTCCACCGCCTGCCGAAGCGGACACCAGCGGCCGATGGCCACGATGGCCTGCTCTGGAGCGGCTACCGGGAATTGCGGAAGGTGTGGCGGCAGCTCATGGCCACCGTGAGGCTGAAGCGCTACCTCTTGGCCTTCTTCGTCTTCAATATGGGCATCCAGACGGTGATGTACCTCGCGGTGATCTTCGCCGAACAGGAGGTCAAGCAAGTGGACGCCGCAGGCACGGTGGTGCCCATCGCCTCCGAGAGCCTGATCATCAGCATCCTGATCATCCAGCTCGTTGCGGCGGTCGGCGCAACGCTCTTCGTGCGGCTCAGCGCGCGCTTCGGGAACATCCGCGCCCTGGCCATCGGCGTGACGGTGTGGGTGGGCATCTGCACGGCCGCCTACTTCACGCGGTGGACGCATGAGTTCTACATCCTGGCGGGCTGCGTGGGACTGGTGATGGGCGGCTGCCAAGCGCTCGCGCGGAGCACCTATGCCAAGTTCCTTCCGGCGACGAATGACACCGCCTCCTATTTCAGCTTCTACGACGTGAGCTACTACCTGGGCACCGTGCTGGGCACCGTGATCTTCGGTGCGGTGTTCCAACTCACCAACGACCTGCGCAACACGGCGATCGCGCTCGGGCTGATCTTCATCGCTGGCGTGGTGCTGCTGCTGCGGGTGCCGAAAGAGGAGGTGCGGATCACAGGGGCCGGAGGGGCCTGAGGCATCTCATCACCCCAACGCCACATCCAGCACCATCATCACGATGAAGCCGCCGATGAAGCCGAGCGTCGCGATGTCGGTGTACTTGTCCTGTTGCGTCTCGGGGATCACTTCCTCGACCACCACGTAGATCATGGCACCGGCGGCGAAGGCCAGCGCATAGGGCAGCACGCTCTGCATGTGGATCACGGCCACCGCGCCGAGGACGCCTGCCACGGGCTCCACGATGGCGCTGAGCTGCCCGAACCAGAAGCTTCGCAATTTGCTAACGCCTTGCCGCCGCAAGGGCATGCTCACCGCGAAGCCTTCCGGGAAGTTCTGGAGGCCGATGCCGATGGCCAGGGCCACCGCCCCGCCGATGCTCGCCTCCGGCATGCCCGCGGCCACGCCGCCGAAGAGCACGCCCACGGCAAGGCCCTCGGGGATGTTGTGCAAGGTGATGGCCAGCACCAGGAGCGTGGTTCGGTGCCAATTGGTGGCGGGCCCTTCGCTGCGGCTCGGATCGAAGTTGATGTGGAGGTGAGGCAACAGCTTGTCGAGCAAGAAGATGAACAACGCTCCTGACGCGAAGCCGATGGCCGGCGCCAGCCATGGGATATTGCCCATGCGCTCGCTCATTTCAATGCTCGGTGCCAGCAGGCTCCAGAAGCTCGCGGCCACCATCACCCCGCCGGTGAAGCCCAGCATGCCATCGAGCCATTTGCGCGAAGCGTTGCCGAAGAAGAAGACAAGGCCCGCGCCCGCTGCAGTCACCAGCCAAGTGAACGTGGTGGCGAGGAAGGCGGCCACCACCGGATCGATGCGGCTGAAATAGTCGAGGACGGTGTTCATGCGGATTCTACTTGCAGGTGGTGGCTGACGTCCTTGCTCAGGCTGAAGGCGCCGCCGCTCTTCGGTTTCACATCCATGCTGCCATCGAAGCCATGCACTTCCTGCACGGTGAGCAGGCTGCCGATGCGCAACCCTTTCGCGTCGAGCAGGCGCAGCAGGCCATCGGTGGTCTCGCTCACAGCGGCTATGCGCACCTGGTCGCCCGCCTTGCAGGCGTCGAGGCGCTTGGTCTTCCGTGCCTGGATCCTCCCGTTCTTGTCCGGGATCGGGTCGCCGTGGGGATCGAAGGCCGGTCGCCCCAGGTACTCGAAGAGCTTGTCCGTGAGCTTGTCGCTGCCCACATGCTCGAGCTGTTCCGCCACTTCGTGCACTTCGTCCCAGCCGAAGCCGAGGCGGGTCACCAGGAAGGTCTCCCAGAGCCGGTGCTTGCGCACGAGCTGCAAGGCGAGCACCTGGCCTTTGGATGTGAGCTTGACCCCATAGTAGGGCTCGTGCTTGAGGTAGCCCTTCTCCGCCAGCTTCTTCAGCATGTCCGTGACGCTGCTGGCCTTGGTCCGCAGGCGCTCGGCCAACTCCTTGGTGAAGGCGCGGTCGTTCTCC
The DNA window shown above is from Flavobacteriales bacterium and carries:
- a CDS encoding OmpA family protein, giving the protein MRHLTVALSFFAVASAFAQPIDTTRTWVVNGDFEQWEGKSKLKRAGGIQYAKGWSSATSKKADLFSEVATVESTVSTPKNFAGEQMALSGSNYAGVRWWSHQNKEPRTYIQTQLKSKMKKDSLYCVRYYVSLGDLSKYATGELGAWFSKDKTEKEEPVSLTYEVTVPPVRTKIYNDMFSWQGVCGTYESKGNEEWMIIGNFAATEKTDNAKAKRPKGETRPQVFSAYYYIDNVEVYPVKNRSSCSCEQLKDAESEYIFSRKGVTPPGLKPKERAERQTIYFKRFQRMIDPSMEPWLEDIKKAMIEDPAMRIELTGHFDATEMDRTRIRPDLAELSKERAEAVRDALVEMGIEAGRISVVGKDASEPADDSGNEVGMSKNRRVNVVVK
- a CDS encoding four helix bundle protein, which encodes MAAFKDFEEIIAWQRGIDLSASIYARFKDHRDFGFRDQILRASVSVSNNIAEGFGRGSNTQFRYFLNVSRASCNEVRSTIVLAERIGYLSKEDVDALRAECIRLSATILGLIKTMRRDYLNSFAPWLIPLASWAGWL
- a CDS encoding MFS transporter gives rise to the protein MDKNDPKVIRAWTFYDWANSVYSLTITSAVFPIFYAAITKDEEGEDLVLNSAIGIPAPSLYSYALSVGFLIVAVIAPLLSGIADSRGNKLAFLKGFCYLGAMSCAGLAFFTLEGIWWGLGLVALACIGFSGSLVFYDAFLVDIAGKDQHDKVSARGYTMGYIGSVVLLVINLLMVMQPDWFSLPKSITIGDVTYGGVPARVTFITVGLWWAGFAQVAFHRLPKRTPAADGHDGLLWSGYRELRKVWRQLMATVRLKRYLLAFFVFNMGIQTVMYLAVIFAEQEVKQVDAAGTVVPIASESLIISILIIQLVAAVGATLFVRLSARFGNIRALAIGVTVWVGICTAAYFTRWTHEFYILAGCVGLVMGGCQALARSTYAKFLPATNDTASYFSFYDVSYYLGTVLGTVIFGAVFQLTNDLRNTAIALGLIFIAGVVLLLRVPKEEVRITGAGGA
- a CDS encoding ZIP family metal transporter, translated to MNTVLDYFSRIDPVVAAFLATTFTWLVTAAGAGLVFFFGNASRKWLDGMLGFTGGVMVAASFWSLLAPSIEMSERMGNIPWLAPAIGFASGALFIFLLDKLLPHLHINFDPSRSEGPATNWHRTTLLVLAITLHNIPEGLAVGVLFGGVAAGMPEASIGGAVALAIGIGLQNFPEGFAVSMPLRRQGVSKLRSFWFGQLSAIVEPVAGVLGAVAVIHMQSVLPYALAFAAGAMIYVVVEEVIPETQQDKYTDIATLGFIGGFIVMMVLDVALG
- a CDS encoding metal-dependent transcriptional regulator; translation: MLTRSEEDHVKAVYALLQENDRAFTKELAERLRTKASSVTDMLKKLAEKGYLKHEPYYGVKLTSKGQVLALQLVRKHRLWETFLVTRLGFGWDEVHEVAEQLEHVGSDKLTDKLFEYLGRPAFDPHGDPIPDKNGRIQARKTKRLDACKAGDQVRIAAVSETTDGLLRLLDAKGLRIGSLLTVQEVHGFDGSMDVKPKSGGAFSLSKDVSHHLQVESA